A section of the Primulina eburnea isolate SZY01 chromosome 1, ASM2296580v1, whole genome shotgun sequence genome encodes:
- the LOC140837687 gene encoding ribonuclease J-like isoform X1, whose product MASLGVIPVCTHKLLWYQEKPGRNSISCCASSPSIKLLFSGARSSKVPRGRSGRTEGLGKSMEDSVQRKMEQFSEGSDGPPLRILPIGGLGEIGMNCMLVGNYDRYILIDAGVMFPDYDELGVQKIIPDTTFIKKWSHKIEAVVITHGHEDHIGALPWVIPALDAHTPIFASSFTMELIKKRLKEFGILIPSRLNVFKTRRRFVAGPFEVEPITVTHSIPDCSGLVFRCADGTILHTGDWKIDESPLDGKVFDRVALEELSKEGVTLMMSDSTNVLSPGRTLSETVVANSLLRHISSATGRVITTQFASNIHRLGSVKAAADLTGRKLVFVGMSLRTYLDAAWRDGKAPIDPSTLLKVEDIDAYAPKDLLIVTTGSQAEPRAALNLASYGSSHSLKLNKDDLILYSAKVIPGNETRVMKMLNRVSEIGSTIVMGKNEMLHTSGHAYREELEEVLKIVKPQHFLPIHGELLFLREHEMLGKSTGIRHTAVIKNGEMLGVSHLKNRRVLSNGFASLGKQNLQLMYNDGDKAFGTAAELCIDERMRIAFDGIIVVSMEILRPQAMDDSVEKTLKGKIRITTRCLWLDKGKLLDALHKAAHASLSSCPVNCPLAHMERTVSEVLRKIVRKYSSKRPEVIAIAFENPAAVLADEINVKLSGKWHTNSEVSTLRKSVDGQKNKRQPIDLLEEDGNGHAILRNTRELELEVNNDIVLHEDEMMSDTDLPESNLIADESKDFWESFLTLSVLDQSKGNGDLIPEEEHEEKTEQKSSKLDSGLPNSSLRTTTPAKRNKWEPEEVMKLIKIRGELHSRFQVLRGRMALWEEISSNLSSEGITRSPGQCKSLWTSLVQKYEESKSEMKMQKSWPYFEDMNKILSDFETNASK is encoded by the exons ATGGCTTCTTTGGGTGTAATTCCTGTATGTACCCACAAGCTCTTATGGTATCAAGAAAAACCCGGAAGAAACTCCATTTCTTGTTGTGCATCATCTCCTTCTATAAAGC tgcttTTTTCAGGTGCCCGTAGTTCCAAAGTACCTCGCGGAAGGTCAGGGAGAACAGAAGGACTTGGAAAGAGTATGGAGGATTCTGTTCAACGCAAGATGGAGCAATTTTCCGAAGGATCTGATGGACCTCCTTTACGCATACTACCAATAGGCGGTCTTGGAGAAATTGGGATGAACTGCATGCTAGTTGGAAATTATGATCGTTATATTTTGATTGATGCTGGTGTAATGTTCCCAGA CTACGATGAACTTGGTGTCCAGAAGATTATTCCTGATACCACTTTTATCAAAAAATGGAGTCACAAAATTGAAGCAGTAGTAATTACACATGGGCATGAAGATCACATTGGTGCGTTGCCTTGG GTCATCCCAGCTTTGGATGCTCACACACCAATATTTGCTTCGTCCTTCACGATGGAG CTTATCAAAAAGCGCCTAAAGGAGTTTGGGATTTTGATTCCATCTAGGCTAAATGTTTTCAAGACACGGAGAAGATTTGTTGCTGGACCATTTGAAGTCGAACCAATTACAGTCACACACTCGATTCCTGATTGTTCTGGGTTGGTTTTCCGCTGTGCTGATGGTACTATTCTTCATACGGGAGATTGGaag ATAGACGAGTCTCCATTGGATGGGAAAGTTTTTGATCGTGTGGCATTGGAAGAGCTCTCGAAGGAAGGAGTAACTTTG ATGATGAGTGATTCGACAAATGTACTCTCTCCTGGAAGGACACTTAGCGAGACAGTTGTGGCTAATTCATTGTTGAGGCATATTTCATCTGCCACAGGAAGGGTAATAACCACTCAGTTTGCGTCAAATATTCACCGCTTGGGAAGTGTAAAAGCGGCAGCTGATTTAACTGGCCGAAAGCTG GTGTTTGTTGGTATGTCCTTGAGGACGTACCTGGATGCTGCATGGAGAGATGGAAAGGCACCCATCGATCCATCAACTTTG TTGAAAGTGGAAGATATTGATGCTTATGCCCCAAAAGACTTGCTAATTGTCACAACTGGTTCTCAA GCTGAACCACGTGCTGCGCTGAATCTTGCATCATATGGAAGTAGTCATTCTCTCAAGTTGAACAAAGACGATTTGATTTTATATTCTGCGAAG GTAATCCCAGGTAATGAGACGAGAGTAATGAAAATGCTAAATCGTGTATCTGAAATTGGATCGACAATAGTGATGGGAAAAAATGAAATGCTGCATACATCTGGTCATGCCTATCGTGAAGAACTG GAAGAAGTGCTAAAAATTGTTAAGCCACAACACTTTCTACCCATTCATGGAGAACTCTTATTCTTGAGAGAGCATGAAATGCTTGGGAAGTCAACTGGCATTCGGCATACCGCA GTTATAAAGAACGGTGAAATGCTGGGTGTGTCACATTTGAAGAACAGAAGGGTCCTGTCAAACGGCTTTGCTTCCCTAGGTAAACAGAATCTGCag TTGATGTACAATGATGGTGACAAAGCATTTGGTACGGCAGCTGAACTGTGCATTGACGAAAGAATGAGGATAGCTTTTGATGGTATTATAGTTGTCAG TATGGAAATTTTGCGCCCTCAAGCTATGGATGATTCAGTCGAAAAGActttaaaaggaaaaataagAATTACTACACGATGCTTATGGCTTGACAAAGGAAAACTCTTAGACGCTCTTCATAAAGCGGCGCATGCTTCACTGTCAAGCTGTCCTGTAAATTGCCCTCTGGCCCACATGGAAAGAACGGTTTCTGAAGTTTTGAGAAAAATTGTGAGGAAGTACAGCAGCAAAAGACCTGAAGTCATTGCAATTGCTTTTGAAAATCCTGCTGCAGTTTTAGCTGATGAGATCAATGTCAAACTATCTGGGAAGTGGCATACTAATTCTGAGGTTTCAACTTTGAGAAAATCGGTCGATGGGCAGAAAAATAAGAGACAACCTATTGATTTACTCGAGGAAGATGGAAATGGCCATGCAATTTTGAGAAACACAAGAGAACTAGAATTGGAAG TTAATAATGACATAGTTCTTCACGAAGacgaaatgatgtctgatactGACTTGCCTGAGAGTAATCTCATTGCTGATGAGTCTAAAGATTTCTGGGAGTCATTTTTAACCTTATCAGTTCTCGATCAATCCAAAGGGAACGGAGATTTGATTCCAGAAGAGGAACACGAAGAAAAAACCGAACAAAAAAGCAGTAAACTCGATTCTGGCCTGCCCAATTCTAGTCTAAGAACTACTACACCTGCAAAAAGGAACAAATGGGAACCCGAAGAAGTGATGAAACTCATCAAAATCCGTGGGGAACTTCACAGCAGGTTCCAAGTCCTCAGGGGGCGAATGGCTCTTTGGGAAGAGATATCTTCAAATCTCTCGTCTGAAGGAATTACTCGAAGTCCAGGACAGTGTAAATCTTTGTGGACGTCTCTAGTTCAGAAATACGAG GAAAGTAAGAGTGAGATGAAAATGCAAAAGAGCTGGCCGTATTTTGAGGATATGAACAAGATCTTATCAGATTTCGAGACGAATGCATCCAAATGA
- the LOC140837687 gene encoding ribonuclease J-like isoform X4: protein MGMKITLVIPALDAHTPIFASSFTMELIKKRLKEFGILIPSRLNVFKTRRRFVAGPFEVEPITVTHSIPDCSGLVFRCADGTILHTGDWKIDESPLDGKVFDRVALEELSKEGVTLMMSDSTNVLSPGRTLSETVVANSLLRHISSATGRVITTQFASNIHRLGSVKAAADLTGRKLVFVGMSLRTYLDAAWRDGKAPIDPSTLLKVEDIDAYAPKDLLIVTTGSQAEPRAALNLASYGSSHSLKLNKDDLILYSAKVIPGNETRVMKMLNRVSEIGSTIVMGKNEMLHTSGHAYREELEEVLKIVKPQHFLPIHGELLFLREHEMLGKSTGIRHTAVIKNGEMLGVSHLKNRRVLSNGFASLGKQNLQLMYNDGDKAFGTAAELCIDERMRIAFDGIIVVSMEILRPQAMDDSVEKTLKGKIRITTRCLWLDKGKLLDALHKAAHASLSSCPVNCPLAHMERTVSEVLRKIVRKYSSKRPEVIAIAFENPAAVLADEINVKLSGKWHTNSEVSTLRKSVDGQKNKRQPIDLLEEDGNGHAILRNTRELELEVNNDIVLHEDEMMSDTDLPESNLIADESKDFWESFLTLSVLDQSKGNGDLIPEEEHEEKTEQKSSKLDSGLPNSSLRTTTPAKRNKWEPEEVMKLIKIRGELHSRFQVLRGRMALWEEISSNLSSEGITRSPGQCKSLWTSLVQKYEESKSEMKMQKSWPYFEDMNKILSDFETNASK from the exons ATGGGCATGAAGATCACATTG GTCATCCCAGCTTTGGATGCTCACACACCAATATTTGCTTCGTCCTTCACGATGGAG CTTATCAAAAAGCGCCTAAAGGAGTTTGGGATTTTGATTCCATCTAGGCTAAATGTTTTCAAGACACGGAGAAGATTTGTTGCTGGACCATTTGAAGTCGAACCAATTACAGTCACACACTCGATTCCTGATTGTTCTGGGTTGGTTTTCCGCTGTGCTGATGGTACTATTCTTCATACGGGAGATTGGaag ATAGACGAGTCTCCATTGGATGGGAAAGTTTTTGATCGTGTGGCATTGGAAGAGCTCTCGAAGGAAGGAGTAACTTTG ATGATGAGTGATTCGACAAATGTACTCTCTCCTGGAAGGACACTTAGCGAGACAGTTGTGGCTAATTCATTGTTGAGGCATATTTCATCTGCCACAGGAAGGGTAATAACCACTCAGTTTGCGTCAAATATTCACCGCTTGGGAAGTGTAAAAGCGGCAGCTGATTTAACTGGCCGAAAGCTG GTGTTTGTTGGTATGTCCTTGAGGACGTACCTGGATGCTGCATGGAGAGATGGAAAGGCACCCATCGATCCATCAACTTTG TTGAAAGTGGAAGATATTGATGCTTATGCCCCAAAAGACTTGCTAATTGTCACAACTGGTTCTCAA GCTGAACCACGTGCTGCGCTGAATCTTGCATCATATGGAAGTAGTCATTCTCTCAAGTTGAACAAAGACGATTTGATTTTATATTCTGCGAAG GTAATCCCAGGTAATGAGACGAGAGTAATGAAAATGCTAAATCGTGTATCTGAAATTGGATCGACAATAGTGATGGGAAAAAATGAAATGCTGCATACATCTGGTCATGCCTATCGTGAAGAACTG GAAGAAGTGCTAAAAATTGTTAAGCCACAACACTTTCTACCCATTCATGGAGAACTCTTATTCTTGAGAGAGCATGAAATGCTTGGGAAGTCAACTGGCATTCGGCATACCGCA GTTATAAAGAACGGTGAAATGCTGGGTGTGTCACATTTGAAGAACAGAAGGGTCCTGTCAAACGGCTTTGCTTCCCTAGGTAAACAGAATCTGCag TTGATGTACAATGATGGTGACAAAGCATTTGGTACGGCAGCTGAACTGTGCATTGACGAAAGAATGAGGATAGCTTTTGATGGTATTATAGTTGTCAG TATGGAAATTTTGCGCCCTCAAGCTATGGATGATTCAGTCGAAAAGActttaaaaggaaaaataagAATTACTACACGATGCTTATGGCTTGACAAAGGAAAACTCTTAGACGCTCTTCATAAAGCGGCGCATGCTTCACTGTCAAGCTGTCCTGTAAATTGCCCTCTGGCCCACATGGAAAGAACGGTTTCTGAAGTTTTGAGAAAAATTGTGAGGAAGTACAGCAGCAAAAGACCTGAAGTCATTGCAATTGCTTTTGAAAATCCTGCTGCAGTTTTAGCTGATGAGATCAATGTCAAACTATCTGGGAAGTGGCATACTAATTCTGAGGTTTCAACTTTGAGAAAATCGGTCGATGGGCAGAAAAATAAGAGACAACCTATTGATTTACTCGAGGAAGATGGAAATGGCCATGCAATTTTGAGAAACACAAGAGAACTAGAATTGGAAG TTAATAATGACATAGTTCTTCACGAAGacgaaatgatgtctgatactGACTTGCCTGAGAGTAATCTCATTGCTGATGAGTCTAAAGATTTCTGGGAGTCATTTTTAACCTTATCAGTTCTCGATCAATCCAAAGGGAACGGAGATTTGATTCCAGAAGAGGAACACGAAGAAAAAACCGAACAAAAAAGCAGTAAACTCGATTCTGGCCTGCCCAATTCTAGTCTAAGAACTACTACACCTGCAAAAAGGAACAAATGGGAACCCGAAGAAGTGATGAAACTCATCAAAATCCGTGGGGAACTTCACAGCAGGTTCCAAGTCCTCAGGGGGCGAATGGCTCTTTGGGAAGAGATATCTTCAAATCTCTCGTCTGAAGGAATTACTCGAAGTCCAGGACAGTGTAAATCTTTGTGGACGTCTCTAGTTCAGAAATACGAG GAAAGTAAGAGTGAGATGAAAATGCAAAAGAGCTGGCCGTATTTTGAGGATATGAACAAGATCTTATCAGATTTCGAGACGAATGCATCCAAATGA
- the LOC140837687 gene encoding ribonuclease J-like isoform X3 — MEDSVQRKMEQFSEGSDGPPLRILPIGGLGEIGMNCMLVGNYDRYILIDAGVMFPDYDELGVQKIIPDTTFIKKWSHKIEAVVITHGHEDHIGALPWVIPALDAHTPIFASSFTMELIKKRLKEFGILIPSRLNVFKTRRRFVAGPFEVEPITVTHSIPDCSGLVFRCADGTILHTGDWKIDESPLDGKVFDRVALEELSKEGVTLMMSDSTNVLSPGRTLSETVVANSLLRHISSATGRVITTQFASNIHRLGSVKAAADLTGRKLVFVGMSLRTYLDAAWRDGKAPIDPSTLLKVEDIDAYAPKDLLIVTTGSQAEPRAALNLASYGSSHSLKLNKDDLILYSAKVIPGNETRVMKMLNRVSEIGSTIVMGKNEMLHTSGHAYREELEEVLKIVKPQHFLPIHGELLFLREHEMLGKSTGIRHTAVIKNGEMLGVSHLKNRRVLSNGFASLGKQNLQLMYNDGDKAFGTAAELCIDERMRIAFDGIIVVSMEILRPQAMDDSVEKTLKGKIRITTRCLWLDKGKLLDALHKAAHASLSSCPVNCPLAHMERTVSEVLRKIVRKYSSKRPEVIAIAFENPAAVLADEINVKLSGKWHTNSEVSTLRKSVDGQKNKRQPIDLLEEDGNGHAILRNTRELELEVNNDIVLHEDEMMSDTDLPESNLIADESKDFWESFLTLSVLDQSKGNGDLIPEEEHEEKTEQKSSKLDSGLPNSSLRTTTPAKRNKWEPEEVMKLIKIRGELHSRFQVLRGRMALWEEISSNLSSEGITRSPGQCKSLWTSLVQKYEESKSEMKMQKSWPYFEDMNKILSDFETNASK; from the exons ATGGAGGATTCTGTTCAACGCAAGATGGAGCAATTTTCCGAAGGATCTGATGGACCTCCTTTACGCATACTACCAATAGGCGGTCTTGGAGAAATTGGGATGAACTGCATGCTAGTTGGAAATTATGATCGTTATATTTTGATTGATGCTGGTGTAATGTTCCCAGA CTACGATGAACTTGGTGTCCAGAAGATTATTCCTGATACCACTTTTATCAAAAAATGGAGTCACAAAATTGAAGCAGTAGTAATTACACATGGGCATGAAGATCACATTGGTGCGTTGCCTTGG GTCATCCCAGCTTTGGATGCTCACACACCAATATTTGCTTCGTCCTTCACGATGGAG CTTATCAAAAAGCGCCTAAAGGAGTTTGGGATTTTGATTCCATCTAGGCTAAATGTTTTCAAGACACGGAGAAGATTTGTTGCTGGACCATTTGAAGTCGAACCAATTACAGTCACACACTCGATTCCTGATTGTTCTGGGTTGGTTTTCCGCTGTGCTGATGGTACTATTCTTCATACGGGAGATTGGaag ATAGACGAGTCTCCATTGGATGGGAAAGTTTTTGATCGTGTGGCATTGGAAGAGCTCTCGAAGGAAGGAGTAACTTTG ATGATGAGTGATTCGACAAATGTACTCTCTCCTGGAAGGACACTTAGCGAGACAGTTGTGGCTAATTCATTGTTGAGGCATATTTCATCTGCCACAGGAAGGGTAATAACCACTCAGTTTGCGTCAAATATTCACCGCTTGGGAAGTGTAAAAGCGGCAGCTGATTTAACTGGCCGAAAGCTG GTGTTTGTTGGTATGTCCTTGAGGACGTACCTGGATGCTGCATGGAGAGATGGAAAGGCACCCATCGATCCATCAACTTTG TTGAAAGTGGAAGATATTGATGCTTATGCCCCAAAAGACTTGCTAATTGTCACAACTGGTTCTCAA GCTGAACCACGTGCTGCGCTGAATCTTGCATCATATGGAAGTAGTCATTCTCTCAAGTTGAACAAAGACGATTTGATTTTATATTCTGCGAAG GTAATCCCAGGTAATGAGACGAGAGTAATGAAAATGCTAAATCGTGTATCTGAAATTGGATCGACAATAGTGATGGGAAAAAATGAAATGCTGCATACATCTGGTCATGCCTATCGTGAAGAACTG GAAGAAGTGCTAAAAATTGTTAAGCCACAACACTTTCTACCCATTCATGGAGAACTCTTATTCTTGAGAGAGCATGAAATGCTTGGGAAGTCAACTGGCATTCGGCATACCGCA GTTATAAAGAACGGTGAAATGCTGGGTGTGTCACATTTGAAGAACAGAAGGGTCCTGTCAAACGGCTTTGCTTCCCTAGGTAAACAGAATCTGCag TTGATGTACAATGATGGTGACAAAGCATTTGGTACGGCAGCTGAACTGTGCATTGACGAAAGAATGAGGATAGCTTTTGATGGTATTATAGTTGTCAG TATGGAAATTTTGCGCCCTCAAGCTATGGATGATTCAGTCGAAAAGActttaaaaggaaaaataagAATTACTACACGATGCTTATGGCTTGACAAAGGAAAACTCTTAGACGCTCTTCATAAAGCGGCGCATGCTTCACTGTCAAGCTGTCCTGTAAATTGCCCTCTGGCCCACATGGAAAGAACGGTTTCTGAAGTTTTGAGAAAAATTGTGAGGAAGTACAGCAGCAAAAGACCTGAAGTCATTGCAATTGCTTTTGAAAATCCTGCTGCAGTTTTAGCTGATGAGATCAATGTCAAACTATCTGGGAAGTGGCATACTAATTCTGAGGTTTCAACTTTGAGAAAATCGGTCGATGGGCAGAAAAATAAGAGACAACCTATTGATTTACTCGAGGAAGATGGAAATGGCCATGCAATTTTGAGAAACACAAGAGAACTAGAATTGGAAG TTAATAATGACATAGTTCTTCACGAAGacgaaatgatgtctgatactGACTTGCCTGAGAGTAATCTCATTGCTGATGAGTCTAAAGATTTCTGGGAGTCATTTTTAACCTTATCAGTTCTCGATCAATCCAAAGGGAACGGAGATTTGATTCCAGAAGAGGAACACGAAGAAAAAACCGAACAAAAAAGCAGTAAACTCGATTCTGGCCTGCCCAATTCTAGTCTAAGAACTACTACACCTGCAAAAAGGAACAAATGGGAACCCGAAGAAGTGATGAAACTCATCAAAATCCGTGGGGAACTTCACAGCAGGTTCCAAGTCCTCAGGGGGCGAATGGCTCTTTGGGAAGAGATATCTTCAAATCTCTCGTCTGAAGGAATTACTCGAAGTCCAGGACAGTGTAAATCTTTGTGGACGTCTCTAGTTCAGAAATACGAG GAAAGTAAGAGTGAGATGAAAATGCAAAAGAGCTGGCCGTATTTTGAGGATATGAACAAGATCTTATCAGATTTCGAGACGAATGCATCCAAATGA
- the LOC140837687 gene encoding ribonuclease J-like isoform X2, translating into MASLGVIPVCTHKLLWYQEKPGRNSISCCASSPSIKRARSSKVPRGRSGRTEGLGKSMEDSVQRKMEQFSEGSDGPPLRILPIGGLGEIGMNCMLVGNYDRYILIDAGVMFPDYDELGVQKIIPDTTFIKKWSHKIEAVVITHGHEDHIGALPWVIPALDAHTPIFASSFTMELIKKRLKEFGILIPSRLNVFKTRRRFVAGPFEVEPITVTHSIPDCSGLVFRCADGTILHTGDWKIDESPLDGKVFDRVALEELSKEGVTLMMSDSTNVLSPGRTLSETVVANSLLRHISSATGRVITTQFASNIHRLGSVKAAADLTGRKLVFVGMSLRTYLDAAWRDGKAPIDPSTLLKVEDIDAYAPKDLLIVTTGSQAEPRAALNLASYGSSHSLKLNKDDLILYSAKVIPGNETRVMKMLNRVSEIGSTIVMGKNEMLHTSGHAYREELEEVLKIVKPQHFLPIHGELLFLREHEMLGKSTGIRHTAVIKNGEMLGVSHLKNRRVLSNGFASLGKQNLQLMYNDGDKAFGTAAELCIDERMRIAFDGIIVVSMEILRPQAMDDSVEKTLKGKIRITTRCLWLDKGKLLDALHKAAHASLSSCPVNCPLAHMERTVSEVLRKIVRKYSSKRPEVIAIAFENPAAVLADEINVKLSGKWHTNSEVSTLRKSVDGQKNKRQPIDLLEEDGNGHAILRNTRELELEVNNDIVLHEDEMMSDTDLPESNLIADESKDFWESFLTLSVLDQSKGNGDLIPEEEHEEKTEQKSSKLDSGLPNSSLRTTTPAKRNKWEPEEVMKLIKIRGELHSRFQVLRGRMALWEEISSNLSSEGITRSPGQCKSLWTSLVQKYEESKSEMKMQKSWPYFEDMNKILSDFETNASK; encoded by the exons ATGGCTTCTTTGGGTGTAATTCCTGTATGTACCCACAAGCTCTTATGGTATCAAGAAAAACCCGGAAGAAACTCCATTTCTTGTTGTGCATCATCTCCTTCTATAAAGC GTGCCCGTAGTTCCAAAGTACCTCGCGGAAGGTCAGGGAGAACAGAAGGACTTGGAAAGAGTATGGAGGATTCTGTTCAACGCAAGATGGAGCAATTTTCCGAAGGATCTGATGGACCTCCTTTACGCATACTACCAATAGGCGGTCTTGGAGAAATTGGGATGAACTGCATGCTAGTTGGAAATTATGATCGTTATATTTTGATTGATGCTGGTGTAATGTTCCCAGA CTACGATGAACTTGGTGTCCAGAAGATTATTCCTGATACCACTTTTATCAAAAAATGGAGTCACAAAATTGAAGCAGTAGTAATTACACATGGGCATGAAGATCACATTGGTGCGTTGCCTTGG GTCATCCCAGCTTTGGATGCTCACACACCAATATTTGCTTCGTCCTTCACGATGGAG CTTATCAAAAAGCGCCTAAAGGAGTTTGGGATTTTGATTCCATCTAGGCTAAATGTTTTCAAGACACGGAGAAGATTTGTTGCTGGACCATTTGAAGTCGAACCAATTACAGTCACACACTCGATTCCTGATTGTTCTGGGTTGGTTTTCCGCTGTGCTGATGGTACTATTCTTCATACGGGAGATTGGaag ATAGACGAGTCTCCATTGGATGGGAAAGTTTTTGATCGTGTGGCATTGGAAGAGCTCTCGAAGGAAGGAGTAACTTTG ATGATGAGTGATTCGACAAATGTACTCTCTCCTGGAAGGACACTTAGCGAGACAGTTGTGGCTAATTCATTGTTGAGGCATATTTCATCTGCCACAGGAAGGGTAATAACCACTCAGTTTGCGTCAAATATTCACCGCTTGGGAAGTGTAAAAGCGGCAGCTGATTTAACTGGCCGAAAGCTG GTGTTTGTTGGTATGTCCTTGAGGACGTACCTGGATGCTGCATGGAGAGATGGAAAGGCACCCATCGATCCATCAACTTTG TTGAAAGTGGAAGATATTGATGCTTATGCCCCAAAAGACTTGCTAATTGTCACAACTGGTTCTCAA GCTGAACCACGTGCTGCGCTGAATCTTGCATCATATGGAAGTAGTCATTCTCTCAAGTTGAACAAAGACGATTTGATTTTATATTCTGCGAAG GTAATCCCAGGTAATGAGACGAGAGTAATGAAAATGCTAAATCGTGTATCTGAAATTGGATCGACAATAGTGATGGGAAAAAATGAAATGCTGCATACATCTGGTCATGCCTATCGTGAAGAACTG GAAGAAGTGCTAAAAATTGTTAAGCCACAACACTTTCTACCCATTCATGGAGAACTCTTATTCTTGAGAGAGCATGAAATGCTTGGGAAGTCAACTGGCATTCGGCATACCGCA GTTATAAAGAACGGTGAAATGCTGGGTGTGTCACATTTGAAGAACAGAAGGGTCCTGTCAAACGGCTTTGCTTCCCTAGGTAAACAGAATCTGCag TTGATGTACAATGATGGTGACAAAGCATTTGGTACGGCAGCTGAACTGTGCATTGACGAAAGAATGAGGATAGCTTTTGATGGTATTATAGTTGTCAG TATGGAAATTTTGCGCCCTCAAGCTATGGATGATTCAGTCGAAAAGActttaaaaggaaaaataagAATTACTACACGATGCTTATGGCTTGACAAAGGAAAACTCTTAGACGCTCTTCATAAAGCGGCGCATGCTTCACTGTCAAGCTGTCCTGTAAATTGCCCTCTGGCCCACATGGAAAGAACGGTTTCTGAAGTTTTGAGAAAAATTGTGAGGAAGTACAGCAGCAAAAGACCTGAAGTCATTGCAATTGCTTTTGAAAATCCTGCTGCAGTTTTAGCTGATGAGATCAATGTCAAACTATCTGGGAAGTGGCATACTAATTCTGAGGTTTCAACTTTGAGAAAATCGGTCGATGGGCAGAAAAATAAGAGACAACCTATTGATTTACTCGAGGAAGATGGAAATGGCCATGCAATTTTGAGAAACACAAGAGAACTAGAATTGGAAG TTAATAATGACATAGTTCTTCACGAAGacgaaatgatgtctgatactGACTTGCCTGAGAGTAATCTCATTGCTGATGAGTCTAAAGATTTCTGGGAGTCATTTTTAACCTTATCAGTTCTCGATCAATCCAAAGGGAACGGAGATTTGATTCCAGAAGAGGAACACGAAGAAAAAACCGAACAAAAAAGCAGTAAACTCGATTCTGGCCTGCCCAATTCTAGTCTAAGAACTACTACACCTGCAAAAAGGAACAAATGGGAACCCGAAGAAGTGATGAAACTCATCAAAATCCGTGGGGAACTTCACAGCAGGTTCCAAGTCCTCAGGGGGCGAATGGCTCTTTGGGAAGAGATATCTTCAAATCTCTCGTCTGAAGGAATTACTCGAAGTCCAGGACAGTGTAAATCTTTGTGGACGTCTCTAGTTCAGAAATACGAG GAAAGTAAGAGTGAGATGAAAATGCAAAAGAGCTGGCCGTATTTTGAGGATATGAACAAGATCTTATCAGATTTCGAGACGAATGCATCCAAATGA